A region of Planococcus sp. MSAK28401 DNA encodes the following proteins:
- a CDS encoding universal stress protein: MYKKILLAVDGSDHSLRAAKEAVKIAKGSDESQITIVFVADHDNAKNEVLHSGSSAELDFQRRKKLQPVEEAIASEHIKYRVEILHGTPGPTIVDFANKEAFDMLVIGSRGLNSLQEMVLGSVSHKVVKRANCPVLIVK, translated from the coding sequence GTGTACAAGAAAATCCTACTCGCTGTGGATGGTTCCGACCATTCACTACGTGCAGCTAAAGAAGCCGTAAAAATAGCAAAAGGATCTGATGAATCACAGATCACGATTGTTTTTGTGGCGGATCACGATAACGCGAAAAACGAAGTACTTCACAGCGGCAGTTCCGCGGAGCTGGATTTCCAGCGCCGCAAGAAATTGCAGCCTGTTGAAGAAGCGATCGCGTCGGAGCACATCAAATACCGCGTGGAGATCCTTCATGGTACGCCGGGGCCTACGATTGTCGATTTTGCCAATAAAGAAGCGTTCGACATGCTCGTGATCGGCAGCCGCGGATTGAATTCCTTGCAGGAAATGGTGCTTGGCAGCGTCAGCCATAAAGTGGTCAAGCGTGCGAATTGCCCGGTACTGATCGTAAAATAA